A part of Sulfurifustis variabilis genomic DNA contains:
- a CDS encoding PAS domain-containing sensor histidine kinase, translating into MKQPLGLPPDVQRAGAPAGALPLQHVGPPFPSLAVPLPQDLSSGRTEPQAHRHDREAVPFPRPEQREGDLERLPPVRPERTLRSDEAKYRLLAENMSDGFALQDEEGRLRDVNGALCRMLGYRRDELLGTIVYELLSRPCAADLRSRFAEGRYARGGRCEAEWLGREGRRIHTHMSLLPLPTDDEPSRGYCVIVTDVTERRQTERALRRSKCELRLLSAQLLAAQEMERKRIAYELHDRVGQSLSAIKFRVESGIAMIEGRLNSADLASFQAAVERIQSVVEDVRRIAMDLRPSTLDDLGILPTIAWFCREFRDVYRHIELDVDIAITEQQVPVGLKTAIYRVLQEALNNVAKHAGASRVWVNLKKAGERIEFTVRDDGCGLDPAPAACREGTARGLGLTSMQERVESSGGVLSVTSNGNRGTLLRAVWPWAGGAA; encoded by the coding sequence ATGAAACAGCCACTGGGCTTGCCTCCTGACGTCCAGCGGGCGGGCGCGCCGGCGGGCGCGCTGCCTCTGCAACACGTCGGTCCACCTTTTCCATCCCTCGCCGTCCCGCTCCCGCAAGACCTGTCGTCCGGCCGGACGGAACCGCAGGCGCACCGGCACGACCGCGAGGCCGTTCCTTTCCCGCGGCCCGAGCAGCGCGAAGGGGACCTCGAGCGGCTTCCGCCCGTGCGCCCGGAGCGAACGCTTCGATCGGACGAAGCCAAATACCGACTGCTCGCGGAAAACATGAGCGATGGCTTCGCCCTGCAGGACGAGGAAGGACGGCTGCGGGACGTCAACGGCGCGCTCTGCCGCATGCTCGGTTACCGGCGCGACGAGCTGTTGGGAACGATCGTGTACGAGCTCCTCAGTCGGCCCTGCGCGGCCGACCTGCGCTCTCGTTTCGCGGAGGGCCGCTACGCCCGGGGCGGCCGCTGCGAGGCCGAGTGGCTGGGGAGGGAAGGGCGGCGCATCCATACGCACATGTCGCTGTTGCCGTTGCCGACGGACGACGAGCCGTCGCGCGGTTACTGCGTGATCGTCACCGACGTCACGGAACGCCGGCAGACCGAACGCGCGTTGCGGCGCTCGAAGTGCGAGCTCAGGCTCCTGTCCGCGCAGCTGCTCGCGGCCCAGGAGATGGAGCGGAAGCGCATCGCCTACGAGCTGCACGACCGCGTGGGCCAGTCGCTGAGCGCCATCAAGTTCCGCGTCGAGAGCGGGATCGCGATGATCGAAGGGCGCCTGAACTCCGCGGATCTCGCTTCCTTCCAGGCGGCGGTGGAGCGGATCCAGTCCGTCGTCGAGGACGTACGCCGGATCGCGATGGACCTGCGTCCCTCCACGCTCGACGACCTCGGCATTCTGCCGACCATCGCCTGGTTCTGCCGGGAGTTTCGGGACGTCTACCGGCACATCGAGCTGGACGTGGACATCGCGATCACCGAGCAGCAGGTTCCGGTCGGCCTGAAGACCGCGATCTACCGGGTCCTGCAGGAGGCGCTGAACAACGTCGCCAAGCATGCCGGCGCGAGCCGCGTCTGGGTGAATCTCAAGAAGGCGGGAGAACGCATCGAGTTCACCGTCCGCGACGACGGCTGCGGCCTGGACCCGGCGCCCGCCGCGTGCCGCGAGGGCACCGCCCGCGGGCTGGGGCTCACGAGCATGCAGGAACGCGTCGAGTCCTCGGGTGGCGTCCTGAGCGTCACCTCCAACGGAAACCGGGGCACGTTGCTGAGGGCGGTCTGGCCGTGGGCCGGCGGTGCGGCCTGA
- a CDS encoding response regulator, with the protein MQRALIIDDNEEFCGFLAQLLRGRFASMDVATATSCREGLARFTLFKPHCVFLDIQLADGNGLDLARTFRGRDPAVTIIVVTNHDLPEYRDAATQYGANHFLPKSSTSPSQIISLVEGIVG; encoded by the coding sequence ATGCAGCGCGCCCTCATCATCGACGACAATGAGGAGTTCTGCGGATTTCTCGCACAGCTCCTGAGGGGCCGCTTTGCGTCGATGGACGTCGCGACGGCGACGAGCTGCCGGGAAGGCCTCGCCCGCTTCACCTTGTTCAAGCCGCATTGCGTCTTCCTCGACATCCAGCTGGCGGACGGGAACGGGCTCGACCTGGCCCGCACCTTTCGCGGCCGGGACCCGGCAGTCACCATCATCGTCGTGACCAACCACGACCTCCCCGAATACCGCGATGCGGCGACGCAGTACGGCGCCAACCACTTCCTTCCGAAAAGCTCGACCTCACCCTCACAGATCATCAGCCTGGTGGAAGGCATCGTCGGCTGA
- a CDS encoding lytic transglycosylase domain-containing protein yields MRTVSAALALIGGVMCAFLLDVEEDVPAARQSVAAFPPAPTGGVPPPAGDGAQGAVARAATPTSHTRWPHGTGSFPVALSARGERYRALVEQAAREYTLDSALLHAVIATESAYDPRAVSPKGAVGLMQLMPETARRYGVSDAFDPGENVRAGARYLRDLLARFDNDVALSLAAYNAGERAVIDRGYRIPPYKETLRYVPAVLARYREIKGLPDS; encoded by the coding sequence ATGAGGACGGTGTCCGCCGCCCTGGCGCTGATCGGAGGAGTGATGTGTGCCTTCCTGCTCGATGTCGAGGAGGACGTCCCGGCGGCCCGCCAGAGCGTCGCGGCTTTCCCGCCTGCCCCGACCGGCGGCGTTCCGCCCCCCGCCGGCGACGGTGCCCAGGGGGCGGTCGCGCGCGCCGCCACGCCGACGTCGCACACGCGGTGGCCGCACGGGACCGGATCCTTCCCGGTCGCGCTGTCGGCGCGCGGGGAGCGTTATCGCGCGCTGGTGGAACAAGCGGCCCGCGAGTACACGCTGGACAGCGCACTCCTGCACGCGGTGATCGCGACGGAATCGGCCTACGACCCGCGCGCCGTGTCGCCGAAGGGCGCCGTCGGGTTGATGCAGCTCATGCCCGAAACCGCGCGGCGTTACGGCGTCTCCGACGCCTTCGATCCCGGTGAGAACGTTCGCGCGGGCGCGCGTTACCTGCGCGATCTGCTCGCCCGGTTCGACAATGACGTCGCGCTGAGCCTTGCCGCGTACAACGCGGGCGAGCGCGCCGTGATCGATCGCGGCTACCGGATCCCGCCGTATAAGGAAACGCTTCGCTACGTGCCGGCGGTGCTGGCGCGCTACCGGGAAATCAAGGGGTTGCCCGATTCTTGA
- a CDS encoding S8 family serine peptidase, whose protein sequence is MREPRTITLRALVLGLACLVCAPVVQAGKLDPGLVGALGKLGPGETVDVIIRCGGKVDARQFRDRDTKVRRQKLIRALRTRAEACESSLRAELRDGPGRPRQLWTINGVAATLPAAAVERLARLPGVERITLDAAVAAPAGAAGGSSAPQWNVQAIRAPELWEHGHDGTGVVVAALDTGVDLDHPDIGPKWRGGTNGWFDPNGEHATPYDASGHGTHTMGLIVGGDAGGSVIGVAPGARWIAAKIFDDGGQSQLSRIHLGLQWALDPDGDPESDDAADIVNNSWYLQNTVNVCDTEFADDIAALRASEIAVVFASGNTGPGPATSVSASNNPGAAAVGAVDASWTVGGFSGRGPSACDGATYPRLVAPGAGVRTADLTLGGLFPDSYVEVTGTSFSAAHVTGGLAVLKGAMAARGIPATVSLLESAVEETAVDLGAPGADNDYGAGLLDLKAAYDWLVSNAGSPAPGQLRFGAAEYSAGEGGGSVTVTVVRAGGSAGEVTVDYATADGTATAGADYVAASGTLIFGDGETTRSFVVTLLDDGAHEGDETLNVTLGRPTGGATLGSPAGAVLTVLEDDPAVIDADADGYASTVDCNDGDAAIHPGAQEIKHDGVDQDCNGHDLTIEILTARYDGGTDTLLVEATSAHGRRAYLVLEGHTWMRWNQSRGLFFLTRTRVGGDPGSVTVSGFEGSETAPTRGP, encoded by the coding sequence ATGCGGGAGCCCCGCACGATCACGCTTCGCGCTCTCGTCCTCGGTCTCGCCTGCCTCGTGTGCGCACCGGTCGTGCAGGCGGGCAAGCTCGACCCCGGGCTCGTGGGCGCTCTCGGGAAGCTGGGTCCCGGCGAGACGGTCGACGTGATCATCCGGTGTGGCGGCAAGGTCGACGCGCGGCAATTCCGGGACCGGGACACGAAGGTGCGTCGGCAAAAGCTGATCCGCGCGCTCAGGACCCGGGCCGAAGCCTGCGAGAGCTCGCTGCGCGCTGAGCTGCGCGACGGGCCCGGCCGCCCGAGGCAACTCTGGACGATCAACGGCGTGGCCGCCACGCTCCCCGCGGCGGCGGTGGAAAGGCTGGCGCGCCTGCCGGGGGTGGAACGCATCACGCTCGACGCCGCCGTGGCGGCGCCGGCGGGAGCCGCCGGCGGCTCGTCGGCTCCGCAATGGAACGTCCAGGCCATCCGCGCCCCCGAGCTCTGGGAGCACGGCCACGACGGCACCGGCGTCGTGGTCGCGGCGCTCGACACGGGCGTCGATCTCGACCACCCGGACATCGGCCCGAAGTGGCGCGGCGGAACGAACGGCTGGTTCGATCCCAACGGCGAGCATGCGACCCCGTACGACGCGAGCGGCCACGGCACGCACACGATGGGGCTCATCGTGGGCGGCGATGCCGGGGGGAGCGTCATCGGCGTGGCGCCCGGGGCCCGATGGATCGCGGCGAAGATCTTCGACGACGGCGGCCAGTCGCAGCTCAGCAGGATCCACCTTGGCCTGCAGTGGGCGCTCGATCCCGACGGCGATCCGGAATCGGACGACGCGGCCGACATCGTCAACAACTCGTGGTACCTGCAGAACACGGTGAACGTCTGCGACACCGAGTTCGCGGACGACATCGCGGCCCTGCGCGCGTCGGAGATCGCGGTGGTGTTCGCTTCCGGAAACACCGGACCCGGACCGGCCACGAGCGTGAGCGCGTCGAACAACCCCGGGGCCGCGGCCGTGGGGGCGGTGGACGCCTCCTGGACGGTCGGCGGCTTCAGCGGACGGGGCCCTTCGGCGTGCGACGGCGCCACGTACCCGCGGCTCGTCGCGCCCGGCGCGGGCGTGCGCACCGCCGACCTCACGCTGGGCGGCCTCTTTCCGGATTCCTATGTCGAGGTCACCGGCACCTCGTTCTCGGCGGCCCACGTCACCGGGGGCCTCGCCGTGCTCAAAGGCGCGATGGCGGCGCGCGGCATTCCCGCGACCGTGTCGCTGCTCGAGTCCGCCGTCGAGGAGACCGCGGTCGATCTCGGCGCTCCCGGGGCGGACAACGATTACGGCGCGGGCCTGCTCGACCTCAAGGCGGCCTACGACTGGCTCGTGTCGAACGCCGGCTCGCCGGCGCCCGGGCAGCTGCGCTTCGGCGCCGCGGAGTACAGCGCCGGCGAGGGCGGCGGGAGCGTCACGGTGACCGTGGTGCGCGCCGGCGGCTCGGCGGGCGAGGTGACGGTCGATTACGCCACCGCCGACGGCACCGCGACCGCCGGAGCCGATTACGTCGCCGCCTCGGGCACGCTGATCTTCGGCGACGGCGAGACGACCCGAAGCTTCGTCGTCACGCTCCTCGATGACGGCGCCCACGAGGGCGACGAGACGCTGAACGTGACGCTCGGCAGGCCGACGGGCGGGGCGACGCTCGGAAGTCCCGCGGGCGCCGTGCTCACCGTGCTCGAGGACGACCCCGCCGTCATCGACGCGGACGCCGACGGTTACGCCTCGACGGTGGACTGCAACGACGGCGACGCCGCCATCCATCCGGGCGCGCAGGAGATCAAGCACGACGGCGTGGACCAGGACTGCAACGGCCACGACCTGACCATCGAGATCCTGACGGCGCGGTACGACGGCGGAACCGACACCCTTCTCGTCGAGGCGACCAGTGCCCACGGCCGCCGCGCGTACCTCGTCCTCGAGGGCCACACCTGGATGCGATGGAACCAGAGCCGGGGTCTGTTCTTCCTCACGCGGACCCGGGTGGGGGGCGACCCGGGCAGCGTGACGGTGAGCGGCTTCGAAGGTTCCGAGACCGCGCCGACGCGCGGCCCGTAG
- a CDS encoding PKD domain-containing protein, which yields MPTGQQTRTFRLPGLLLFGALGLAAGPAAAVDYYLAAKPFDMTMPDGTTVPMWGYVEDPGGACYATTGLAARLACITALPSPTVPGPKLTVAPAEAGNALRVFLSNGLPAPTSIVIPGQEMPFTALNNNGPTWLDGTTGPRPSASARVRSFGREAAANGGRQVYIWNNFRGNPFQAGTYTYQSGTHPQVQVQMGLYGAAVRDAAAGEAYPGVPYAASHDLYYSEVDPVLHEAVATGAYGTPPAPTSTRYYSPKYFLLHGYDIDGLPIDLSIDPANSDCFAAGTEGERVLLRLYNAGLRELAPLMIGSHVDVVAEGGRVYGHAQRQYQTLLMPGSTRDIVFTPGYAGDFAILERRLSLTDAAEMNGGMQTCLAVAPAGGNTAPIANAGGPYGGIAGLPIAFDGSGSSDPDGDPLGYSWDFGDGATGTGTTPSHAYAAPGVYTVTLTVNDGTVDSAPANATATVAVNQAPTAAANGPYTGKTGFAVAFDGAASSDPEGQPLAHAWDFGDGNTGTGAAPSHAYAAAGVYTVTLTVNDGHQDSAPATTSATVTDNTAPVANAGGPYASNSTTITFDGTASSDADGDPLTYSWNFGDGNTGTGPTPTHTYVQGSGTSFVVTLVVNDGYADSAPATTNATLTGSPGNTAPVAANDAYNPDDSGGVGNYAVAAPGVLANDTDADGDSLTAQLVTADEDLRNFVLNPDGSFSYGPMEKVGTFPFTYQAFDGTDASGIATANVTREIRVTKAEYVATSSRWRVEGRSSAIGSTVSVFLGPDTGGTLLGTAVVGANGAWTFDQSNHPTPGFAGVVVSVDVLSTPGGAVLGRSVVCRGCL from the coding sequence ATGCCTACTGGACAACAGACGAGAACATTCCGGCTCCCCGGCCTGCTGCTGTTCGGCGCATTGGGTCTCGCCGCCGGACCCGCGGCGGCGGTGGACTACTACCTCGCCGCCAAGCCGTTCGACATGACGATGCCGGACGGCACGACCGTGCCGATGTGGGGATACGTCGAGGACCCGGGCGGCGCCTGCTATGCGACGACGGGGCTCGCCGCGCGGCTCGCGTGCATCACGGCGCTGCCCTCGCCGACCGTGCCCGGGCCGAAGCTCACGGTGGCGCCGGCCGAGGCGGGCAACGCGCTGCGCGTCTTTCTGAGCAACGGCCTGCCGGCTCCGACCTCGATCGTGATCCCCGGACAGGAGATGCCGTTCACCGCGCTCAACAACAACGGGCCGACCTGGCTGGACGGCACCACGGGCCCGCGCCCGAGCGCGAGCGCGCGCGTGCGTTCCTTCGGGCGCGAGGCGGCCGCCAACGGCGGACGCCAGGTCTACATCTGGAACAACTTTCGCGGCAATCCGTTCCAGGCCGGGACGTACACCTACCAGAGCGGCACGCATCCGCAGGTGCAGGTGCAGATGGGCCTGTACGGCGCGGCCGTGCGTGACGCCGCCGCCGGGGAGGCCTATCCCGGCGTGCCCTACGCCGCCTCGCACGATCTCTACTACAGCGAGGTCGACCCCGTTCTGCACGAAGCCGTCGCGACCGGCGCGTACGGCACGCCGCCGGCGCCGACGAGCACGCGTTACTACAGCCCGAAGTACTTCCTGCTCCACGGCTACGACATCGACGGCCTCCCGATCGATCTTTCTATCGATCCCGCGAACAGCGACTGCTTCGCCGCCGGCACCGAGGGCGAGCGCGTGCTGCTGCGGCTCTACAACGCCGGCCTGCGCGAGCTCGCGCCCCTGATGATCGGATCGCACGTGGACGTCGTCGCCGAGGGCGGCAGGGTCTACGGCCACGCGCAGCGCCAGTACCAGACTCTGCTCATGCCCGGCTCGACGCGCGACATCGTCTTCACGCCGGGCTACGCGGGCGACTTCGCGATCCTCGAGCGCCGGTTGAGCCTGACCGACGCCGCCGAGATGAACGGCGGCATGCAGACCTGTCTCGCCGTCGCGCCGGCCGGCGGGAACACGGCGCCGATCGCCAACGCCGGCGGGCCCTACGGCGGCATCGCCGGCCTGCCGATCGCGTTCGACGGCTCGGGCTCGAGCGATCCCGACGGCGACCCGCTGGGGTACAGCTGGGATTTCGGCGACGGCGCGACCGGCACCGGCACGACGCCGAGCCACGCCTACGCGGCGCCGGGCGTCTACACCGTCACGCTGACCGTGAACGACGGCACGGTCGATTCCGCACCGGCGAACGCGACGGCGACCGTGGCGGTCAACCAGGCGCCGACCGCGGCCGCGAACGGGCCGTATACGGGCAAAACCGGCTTCGCGGTCGCGTTCGACGGCGCGGCCTCGTCCGATCCGGAGGGACAGCCGCTCGCGCATGCGTGGGACTTCGGCGACGGCAACACCGGCACCGGCGCGGCCCCGAGCCACGCGTATGCGGCGGCCGGCGTCTACACGGTCACACTCACGGTGAACGACGGCCATCAGGATTCGGCCCCGGCGACGACGAGCGCGACGGTGACCGACAACACGGCGCCGGTGGCGAACGCGGGCGGGCCGTATGCCTCGAACTCCACCACGATCACCTTCGACGGGACGGCGTCGAGCGACGCCGACGGCGATCCCCTGACGTACAGCTGGAACTTCGGGGACGGTAACACCGGGACCGGGCCGACGCCGACGCACACCTACGTGCAGGGCAGCGGCACGAGCTTCGTCGTGACGCTCGTGGTCAACGACGGCTACGCCGACTCGGCCCCGGCCACGACGAACGCGACCCTGACGGGCAGTCCGGGCAACACCGCGCCGGTGGCCGCCAACGACGCCTACAACCCGGACGATAGCGGCGGCGTCGGCAACTACGCGGTGGCCGCGCCCGGCGTGCTCGCGAACGATACGGACGCCGACGGCGATTCGCTCACCGCGCAGCTCGTCACCGCGGACGAGGACCTCCGGAACTTCGTGCTCAACCCCGACGGTTCCTTCAGCTACGGGCCGATGGAAAAGGTAGGGACCTTCCCCTTCACCTATCAGGCGTTCGACGGCACCGACGCGAGCGGCATCGCGACCGCGAACGTGACCCGCGAGATCCGCGTGACGAAGGCGGAGTACGTGGCGACATCCAGCCGTTGGCGCGTGGAAGGAAGGAGCTCGGCGATCGGCTCCACCGTGAGCGTCTTTCTCGGGCCCGACACCGGCGGGACGCTGCTCGGTACCGCGGTGGTCGGCGCGAACGGCGCATGGACCTTCGACCAGTCGAATCATCCGACCCCGGGATTCGCCGGTGTCGTGGTCAGCGTCGACGTGCTCAGCACGCCGGGCGGCGCCGTCCTCGGCAGGTCGGTGGTGTGCAGGGGTTGCCTCTAG
- a CDS encoding multicopper oxidase domain-containing protein has product MNRQTTIAKRLVAGLALALAAAAAQANAVVPGITGPTFDLTTGSASLSTPDGDSILIWAYGNGTNAVQLPGPTLIVNQGDTVTVNLTNQLAQRVSIVFPGQGQVTASGGAPGLLTREACSPEDTAPCGGSNTVSYAFTAAQPGTYVYHSGTNTELQVEMGLYGAIIVRPAGFDQSDPAKRTAYGHAGTAYDHEYLFLLSEMDPFIHDLVDFGFPELIDNTTAFPVFWFINGRNGVDTLSPDNVGWHPNQPYGALARTRPGEKVLLRLVNLGRNQHAFHPHGAHSLIVARDGRMLESAPGAGPDLGVADFTITPTPGGTIDAIFRWTSKGLGWDIYGDPNEAGFAHACTGAGPDNIDPATGEDCAYHGVRLDSKVVLPGLQDVSFGGWYSGSPFLGHFGQLPPGEGGLNLNGGLFFMWHSHNEKELTNFDIFPGGMLTFVIIEPPGTPIP; this is encoded by the coding sequence ATGAACAGGCAGACGACTATTGCGAAGCGCCTCGTTGCGGGTCTCGCGCTGGCGCTCGCCGCCGCCGCGGCCCAGGCCAACGCGGTCGTCCCGGGCATCACGGGGCCCACGTTCGACCTCACGACCGGATCGGCGAGCCTGTCGACGCCCGACGGCGACAGCATCCTGATCTGGGCGTACGGCAACGGCACGAACGCGGTGCAGCTCCCGGGCCCGACGCTGATCGTCAACCAGGGCGACACCGTCACGGTGAACCTCACCAACCAGCTCGCGCAGCGCGTCTCGATCGTGTTCCCCGGCCAGGGCCAGGTGACGGCGAGCGGCGGCGCGCCCGGGCTGCTCACGCGCGAGGCATGCTCGCCCGAGGACACGGCGCCGTGCGGTGGATCGAACACCGTGAGCTACGCGTTCACCGCGGCGCAGCCCGGGACGTACGTCTACCACAGCGGCACGAACACCGAGCTGCAGGTGGAGATGGGGCTCTACGGGGCGATCATCGTGCGGCCGGCCGGCTTCGACCAGAGCGACCCGGCGAAGCGCACCGCGTACGGGCACGCCGGCACCGCCTACGACCACGAGTACCTCTTCCTGCTCTCGGAGATGGATCCCTTCATCCACGATCTCGTGGACTTCGGTTTTCCGGAGCTCATCGACAACACGACCGCGTTTCCGGTCTTCTGGTTCATCAACGGCCGCAACGGCGTCGACACGCTGTCGCCGGACAACGTCGGCTGGCACCCCAACCAGCCCTACGGCGCGCTGGCGCGCACGCGCCCGGGCGAGAAGGTGCTGCTCCGCCTCGTCAACCTCGGGCGCAACCAGCACGCGTTCCATCCGCACGGCGCGCACTCGCTGATCGTCGCGCGCGACGGCCGCATGCTCGAGAGCGCGCCGGGAGCGGGACCGGATCTCGGCGTCGCGGACTTCACCATCACGCCCACGCCGGGCGGGACGATCGACGCGATCTTCCGCTGGACGAGCAAGGGCCTCGGCTGGGACATCTACGGCGATCCGAACGAGGCCGGCTTCGCGCACGCCTGCACCGGCGCGGGTCCGGACAACATCGATCCGGCGACCGGGGAGGACTGCGCCTATCACGGCGTGCGGCTGGACAGCAAGGTCGTGCTCCCCGGGCTGCAGGACGTGAGCTTCGGCGGCTGGTACAGCGGCAGCCCGTTCCTCGGCCACTTCGGGCAACTGCCGCCGGGCGAGGGCGGTTTGAACCTGAACGGCGGCCTCTTCTTCATGTGGCACTCGCACAACGAAAAAGAGCTCACCAATTTCGACATCTTCCCGGGCGGGATGCTCACCTTCGTCATCATCGAGCCGCCGGGCACGCCGATTCCCTGA
- a CDS encoding multicopper oxidase domain-containing protein translates to MTSTRPRLVPAAVLAALLALPGLAGAAVFVQCPEDQDGDGIPAKDLFGNTLDADDVDLDQVKCVHLTGGDGWVTMGDGRELYIFSFSNVSGIPQADVLDTGVFRANSPAPTLRAREEDELYVTLTNVGTHQRPDLFDPHTVHYHGFPNASAIFDGLPESAVAINQQASITYFYNNVEPGTYMWHCHVEATEHMQMGMLGNLYVDPKQNATGCPGGTCPVALKEGGPAGAPLGYVYNDGDGSTAFDVEYAIQLQAFDHVFHDASRDTQPLPFADMIDTYPTINGRGYPHTTIAGALHDCLTPNADPDLPPCPADHPQGADNNAQASPQPVSALITASQGQRILLRLSNLGVVQHYTVTVLGIPMRVVGRGARLLRGPGQTVGQNVYYDTNVVNLGGGESTDVILDTTGVAPGTYFLYATNLNFLSNNEEDHGGYMTEIVVN, encoded by the coding sequence ATGACAAGCACCCGACCCAGACTCGTACCGGCCGCTGTCCTCGCGGCGCTCCTCGCGCTGCCCGGGCTCGCGGGCGCCGCGGTGTTCGTGCAGTGCCCGGAGGATCAGGACGGCGACGGCATTCCGGCAAAGGATCTCTTCGGCAACACGCTCGATGCCGACGACGTCGACCTCGACCAGGTCAAGTGCGTGCACCTCACGGGCGGAGACGGCTGGGTCACGATGGGCGACGGCCGCGAGCTCTACATCTTCAGCTTCTCGAACGTCTCGGGCATCCCGCAGGCCGACGTGCTCGACACGGGCGTCTTCCGCGCCAACTCGCCGGCACCCACGCTGCGCGCGCGCGAGGAGGACGAGCTCTACGTCACGCTCACCAACGTCGGCACGCACCAGCGGCCGGACCTCTTCGATCCGCACACGGTGCACTACCACGGTTTCCCGAACGCCTCGGCGATCTTCGACGGCCTGCCCGAGTCCGCCGTCGCGATCAACCAGCAGGCGAGCATCACGTACTTCTACAACAACGTCGAGCCCGGCACGTACATGTGGCACTGCCACGTGGAGGCCACCGAGCACATGCAGATGGGCATGCTCGGCAATCTCTACGTCGACCCGAAGCAGAACGCGACCGGTTGCCCGGGCGGGACCTGCCCGGTCGCGCTCAAGGAAGGCGGACCGGCGGGCGCGCCGCTCGGCTACGTCTACAACGACGGCGACGGCTCGACCGCCTTCGACGTCGAGTACGCGATCCAGCTGCAGGCCTTCGACCACGTGTTCCACGACGCGAGCCGCGACACGCAGCCGCTGCCCTTCGCCGACATGATCGACACGTACCCGACGATCAACGGCCGCGGCTATCCGCACACGACGATCGCCGGCGCGCTGCACGACTGCCTCACGCCGAACGCCGATCCCGATCTGCCGCCGTGCCCCGCCGATCACCCGCAGGGCGCGGACAACAACGCGCAGGCCTCGCCGCAGCCGGTGAGCGCGCTCATCACCGCCAGCCAGGGCCAGCGCATCCTGCTGCGCCTCTCGAACCTCGGCGTCGTGCAGCACTACACGGTCACGGTGCTCGGCATCCCGATGAGGGTGGTGGGACGCGGCGCGCGCCTGCTGCGCGGCCCCGGCCAGACGGTCGGCCAGAACGTGTACTACGACACGAACGTCGTGAACCTCGGCGGCGGCGAGTCGACCGACGTGATCCTCGACACCACCGGCGTCGCGCCGGGGACGTACTTCCTCTACGCCACCAACCTCAACTTTCTCAGCAACAACGAGGAAGACCACGGCGGTTACATGACGGAGATCGTCGTCAACTGA
- a CDS encoding SCO family protein gives MYNAHMPCVKRDVRLRAPCLSAMWLAVLLVGAASPVPALADPRGASRFGGDFTLTDHHGRTFSLADARGKVVLLHFGFTSCADSCPTTMVKVAAALRELGALAGHVQPLLVTLDAKRDTPAVLRRYVAHFHPAYLGLTGTQEAVEAVAGLYRTPVHVHPPDANGSYAVDHGSGLFLIDTEGRLARTVFFDSPPERIAHHVRLLLTR, from the coding sequence GTGTACAACGCGCACATGCCGTGCGTGAAGAGAGACGTGCGCCTGCGCGCGCCCTGCCTGTCGGCGATGTGGCTCGCCGTGCTGCTGGTCGGCGCGGCGTCCCCCGTCCCTGCGCTCGCCGACCCGCGGGGCGCGAGCCGCTTCGGCGGCGACTTTACGCTCACCGACCACCACGGTCGGACGTTCTCGCTCGCGGACGCCCGCGGCAAGGTCGTGCTGCTTCACTTCGGCTTCACGTCCTGCGCCGACAGCTGCCCGACGACGATGGTGAAAGTGGCCGCCGCCCTGCGCGAGCTCGGCGCGCTCGCCGGGCACGTGCAGCCGCTGCTGGTCACGCTGGATGCGAAGCGGGACACGCCCGCCGTGCTCCGGCGTTACGTCGCCCACTTTCATCCCGCCTACCTCGGCCTGACGGGCACCCAGGAGGCGGTCGAGGCCGTGGCCGGGCTCTACCGCACGCCGGTCCACGTGCACCCGCCGGACGCAAACGGCTCCTACGCGGTCGACCACGGGTCCGGTCTCTTTCTCATCGACACCGAGGGCCGTTTGGCGCGGACGGTTTTCTTCGACTCCCCGCCCGAGCGGATCGCCCATCACGTGAGACTGCTGCTGACCCGCTAG